A single genomic interval of Malania oleifera isolate guangnan ecotype guangnan chromosome 13, ASM2987363v1, whole genome shotgun sequence harbors:
- the LOC131146399 gene encoding carboxylesterase 1-like: MTNPQNAPPCCTVDPYDRLQIVRNSDGTIKRPHFPDAPAPSDHDGSGPLLIKDVQLNSQLGTWLRLYIPRQPPVTFSSAVKLPVVVYYHGGGFIIYSAASALTHDFCSEMAVHLAAAIVSVDYRLAPEHRLPAAYEDAVEALQWLKRADDEWVSEFTDLSNCFLMGSSAGGNMAYHAGLRAASTDVDLEPVKIRGLILHHPFFGGSKRTGSEMRLVNDPILPLSVTDLLWELSLPIGVDRDHEYCNPTAAKGRGQLDGIKRLGWGVLVTGCDGDPLVDRQKEAAEMMEGEGVEVVAHFVEGDHHGIEVMVPEKARTLFGILKNFITQAS; this comes from the coding sequence ATGACAAATCCTCAAAATGCGCCGCCGTGTTGCACCGTCGATCCTTACGACCGCCTCCAGATCGTCCGCAACTCCGACGGCACCATCAAGCGCCCCCACTTCCCCGACGCTCCAGCACCGTCCGATCACGACGGCTCCGGCCCACTTCTCATCAAAGACGTCCAACTCAACTCGCAACTCGGAACTTGGCTCCGTCTATACATTCCCCGGCAGCCACCGGTAACCTTCTCCTCCGCCGTGAAGCTCCCCGTCGTCGTCTACTACCATGGCGGCGGCTTCATCATCTACAGCGCCGCCTCCGCTCTCACCCACGACTTCTGCTCCGAAATGGCCGTCCACCTCGCCGCTGCGATCGTCTCAGTCGATTACCGTCTCGCGCCGGAGCACCGGCTCCCGGCCGCGTACGAGGACGCCGTCGAGGCCTTGCAGTGGCTGAAACGCGCCGACGACGAGTGGGTGAGCGAGTTCACCGACTTGTCTAACTGTTTTCTTATGGGTTCAAGTGCAGGGGGGAACATGGCGTACCATGCAGGGCTGCGCGCGGCGTCGACGGACGTTGATCTTGAACCGGTGAAGATCAGAGGGCTGATATTGCACCACCCGTTTTTTGGTGGGTCTAAGAGGACCGGGTCAGAGATGAGGCTGGTCAACGATCCGATATTGCCGCTGAGCGTCACTGATCTGTTGTGGGAGCTGTCGCTGCCGATTGGGGTTGACCGCGACCACGAGTATTGCAATCCGACAGCTGCGAAGGGGCGGGGGCAGCTTGATGGGATAAAGCGGCTGGGGTGGGGGGTCTTGGTGACGGGGTGCGACGGCGACCCCTTGGTCGACCGGCAGAAGGAAGCGGCGGAGATGATGGAGGGGGAGGGGGTGGAGGTGGTGGCACATTTTGTGGAGGGAGATCATCACGGGATTGAGGTAATGGTCCCTGAGAAAGCTAGAACTTTGTTTGGAATTCTGAAAAACTTCATCACACAAGCATCATGA